DNA from Tachysurus fulvidraco isolate hzauxx_2018 chromosome 16, HZAU_PFXX_2.0, whole genome shotgun sequence:
GTTTTAGTAAAGGACTTATTTACCTCCCGTTGTCTAAAGTGGTAGATTCACTGTCCTGGTAGTGGGGCTCTGTGACACTAGATAGCAAGAGTTGGTGGTCAGTAAGAGTGGGCCTGAAAAGTATGCTCCTCCTGAACGTCTGTGGTGGGCAAGTATCTTGTAGTCTCTCTCTTGAGATCTTTGACTCTCCCCATGGTCTTGGTAATGTAGACCTACAGGATGGCTTGACACACTGGGAGGCTGATTGGTTCTTGTGACAAAACACAGAGCGAGCATCATAAAATGACTTTGAACTAGAGGCAGTTATGAAACCATTTTCATCATTGCGGTCTCTTGAGGTCCGTCTCTTGATTTGGGAAGTAAATAAAGCTCTGGATGTCTCCCCCTGACAATTGACAGGACAAGAATGGGATGGAGGTAAAGGAGTAGGAATTGGAACTCTGTGACATGTAGAATAACTTGAAGGTGGGAGTTGTGCTCTGGAGACTGGTAGAGTTGTTTGAGTGTAGATGCTAGAATAAAAGTTTGATGCTTCTCTCTCAGCTGAGTCCCTGTTTCCCATTCCTGCTATTTCTCCCACCCCATCAGGTAAAGACATTTTATTATGCCAATCCTCCGGGCCCAAGTTTGCTAAAATGTCAGTGGAATGACACATCTGATTGATTGTTTGAGAGTGCTGGAAAAGAACAattgcttcatttttttctttgtcttcatttcCATTTGTCTGGTCACCATCTTTCTCTAGATGGCCATCATCATTAGTATCCTGTCCATTAGGACATGACTCTAAAATATTAAGGGTGTCCCTTGATATACTGTCCCGACTGAAGAGAAAAGCTACTGTCTTCATTGTTGCTCCTGGACTCTGGGAAACATAACACCTTGAATTTTGGGTTTCATTGCCATATACATCACTAGAAtgacctttatttttttcaaaggaGTTCATCAGTAAttcaggaggaggaggtggaaaGTTGTTCACATCTATATCAAGTGGATGACTGTTGGTATTCTTGTTGACAATGGAGGAAACACCCACCCTGCAATTGGTTAGCACAGGCAAAaagctctttttctttcctctaaACCTTGAGGCCCCAATAAGTGGCTTTTTGTTAGAATTGTCACAAACCCCCTGACTAAATGTATTAATGAGCCGTTTGACAGCATTTTTGCCAGGGGGTACAGGTGCAAATGCAGTCAAGCTAGGTGTTAGCCCTGGCTTATATTGGCCATTGTTTCCATTTTGGAGACAATAGAATTGTGATGGATTTTTTCTTTTGGTAGTCCATTCAGGTTTCTGGTTATCATTTGGAAATCTGTTCTTTCCTTGTACTGTGTCATATTTCACAGTTCTACATAAACAATCTGCTGACTGTGATCGCTGTGCACCCCACAAATGAATAGGTGTCTGTTTACTTTGACAAGATACAGATATATCATCTGCAGTTTTGGTTCGTCTGATGTTTCGGTCTTTTTGTTTACTCCATTCAGAGGTCCTATTATTTGATTTCTTGTTGACCTGCCGCTTGACTTGGAATGGATACTCACTAGGGTCTTCCTGAGACCAACTAAACATCTTTTGGTCTGTCAAATCACTTTGTTCATATTTTGGCTCTTCATCATTATTGGTATTTTCAGAGTCAATATCTTTGTCAACATCTTCAACCTCATCCACATTAACACAGGCCTGGCATGATAAATTACCTTCAGGAAAGCCATATGATGACTGAGTGCTAGCTCCTGATCCAGAACAATCCTGGTAGCTGCAACGTATCACCGGACCATTTTGGAGCTCGTTCTCTACCCCAATGCCACTGTCCTCACTGTGCAGAACACTGTCTTCTGAATCCAGCTTTCTCAAGGCATATGATTCTACACAATCCAATACCTGTTTCAAACGCAATTCCACATCTCTCTTTACCCCCATCTTTCCTGCCAGCAGCTTGGAGTGTGAGCCAAAGTAGTCACCTGTTTCTTCTAAGGATGTATCTCCCAGCCTTTTTACAGAATCCCCTACTAacctaatttttttaatcaagtcaTGAAGCATATGCTGCAGCAAGTCTGAGGAACCTTCAGTTAAGTTCCTCTCAGCCTCTGGTATATCTGGGCTTAGTGGAACATCATTTTGTGCTGTTGGCAAGACAACTTGGTTAAAATGCATTTCCAGCATCTGTTCTCCCTCAGTTGCAATTTCATCTAAAACCTGGTTTATCTCCTCATACTGTAATGTTAATAACGTGACAATAGGCTGTAAGGAAAGTTGAGTCTGTGTTGCTTTTTCCAAGAGCCCTAAGAGGGACTCATATTTAGGAATGTTATGTGTCATATAAGCAGAAGCTGCCTCTTGAGCTTTTACTGTGACTTGCAGAAGATCTAAATTTGAATGCATGTAGACTGTTTTTCTtagattctctctctgtctgcttctTTTGAATCCGTCTTTTTTCATTCTTCTGTCATTTTTGTCCTTGCTTTCTTCCGTCAGTAATTTCTCTTGTGAATGTACATTTGTCTCTCCTATATCAACACTTCCACTAACACTATCACAAACTGTAAATCTTTTACGTTGGAGCTGTACAATAAAATTCTCTTCTTGTCCTCCGGAGGCTATTGCTGTCTCTGTATGGCTCTTAATCTCTGTCCCACCGCAGTTGATTTCACATGATCCAGACTGCAGAGCTTTATCTTGGTGGGTATAGATTGCTGTAGAGAGTTTACCTTTGGAAGGTGAGCAGCCCATTACAATGATCAGAATGTTCTCCGCCTGTTGAGGaagacaaagaaaacaacaacacaaaaaaaaaccaaaaaacaaaaaacaaaacaaaaacaaaaactacaagTCCTTAATAATATGTATACTTTCTCCAATTTAAGCACTGGTTCTGTCTGCATTAGATGGaaatttttacagtttttagtCCCCTTAGAATAGAACCAGTGCATTCTCTATTGAATAGTCAAGTGACTTAGAGGATAAAGGAGGATTGGAAATCCTTGCTCTTAGGTTGTACAGATGGccatgcaaagaaaaaaagtgtaaacGTAAGAGCCTAATCTCATAAAAAAATCAAGGTTGCTGTTGGTTTACTAATGCTGTTGGTCCTAATTATAGCTAGTATGTAATACTCTTAATACCTAATGCCTATGCTAAATACAGGAACACCTGTGCACCTGTACACATATGCAGTTGCAGTATGTGGTTGTGCATTTCATAAACAACTAATCTCATTGGATTTTCACCATTTACTTTTGAGAACACACCAGATCAAAACCCATTTATACAGCAGATTATTACATTTCCTTACACTTCAGGAGTGTAAACatcaattttaattttagtttttatgTCAAATGTATAATGGTAAAAGAAATATTGTAAAAACCTATTTACAATAATTGTTAAGTAATAACTctgaagtaatttatactgacttacgtgtcccttagtgacacttGTTTTTGGATTGcataggaaacccttccacaatcccactaaggaatgtgtcctagATTCAACAggttagttttgaaaacacaagatcaactagcAGAGTTcaggtcttaccttgaacgcaggtgtcatTCGAAGTCCCTCGATCTTCTAACAAAgtatcctcttcaagttctacctaatctattgtttgaatctgtagatgaaggagtcagacttagatcTTCTTGCCTTTTCAGgttcctcacaatgggaggccttgtttttattaaaagcaatgtaatacagataaatgtgtgtaatatatgtaaaataaaaataaaaataaaattacaaataagatctccttcaaataatcaaacagtattagtataagtaaaagtaattaaaatgcaaagatgaaaacaaaccaagaaacactctccaagtgtaagttTGCGTTTGTTCTCTGATGCCCACACTATTAGCAATAACTGAGTATAACACACTAAGCTTGACTCTAGTTGAATGCACACTAATAACTGGTTCTAAAACCtttttataccatttattagtAAGTTTCCTGACGTCATTATGCTTCTCAACAACGTTATGCTTCTCAGCAACATCCTCTCTTCAACACCATCATGCTTCTCAAAACATCTTAATACATCTTGGTCTAAGCAAATAGCCATATAAGGGGAAATATTTGCCGTTGCTTACCATGTGTGCTTAAGCTGTGGTTGATCAAGTGGTTGATCAGATCAAGTTTCAATGTCACTCACTGTCTTGACATTTAAACATGCTGCTGAACATCATATCATTTCCCGAGCATAAAAAGATTACATAAGATCATTTAAAAGGTAAAGAAAACATTCTATAAAATGGCAAAGAAAACTTATAGCAATTTCTATAATCTTCTTTCAGCAAACTGAGTCTTTATCCAACTGTCTAGGTACATTGTCTGTTCCTCCTGTTTTTGAACCAGCTTCCTTCTGGATCTCTTCTTTACAATTTAATCAGATattcaatttctttatttcattcaacAGTTTCCCCATTTcctcttgtttattttcatagcttccttcttccttgctttctgtctttgttgtctATTTCTATttagtttttctctttttgctgcattaatttcactttgtcTCTTTATTGATTTGGATGAGGTTGTCACATAAAGATAACCAGATGCAAGTGGTATGGTAGTTACTCCACTCCTACAATTTCTATCAAAAACTCATATTGTGAGATTAAGTACTATGGTACTATGGGGCAATCGTAAGATTTGCGTCAATGAATGCACATTATTTCAATAAACTTCACGCattcttatttttgttcataTAGACTGTCATTTTCAATTCACACCAAATATTTCCAATGGAGTTCAATTTCTTGCAATGATATAATCTTTGGGGAACAAAGCCATGCAGATATTTCTGTATTGACTTCTATAATTCATTAGTTACATGCATGAAAATACTATTTATCACAATACTACTTTTGCATTACCACtaaaatatattctttttttaaggtaatgtacttttttgtaacttttttgtTTGGTCTACAAATTTTGCCTAATGGACGCAACGTCTGTCCATCTGCCTGTCAGCAGAGTCAAAAGAGTGAAATTGGGGTTTCTCCTCTCTAATTTCTAAAAATGATCCTGAACCATTTTGGGCTGAAGTGACAGATCATGACTGTGTAGTTGGAGACCATAATGGCAGAGAGTTGAAAAATGTGCCGCTTATTTTCCATTAGGAAATAGAATGGAATAAAACAAAGccagacaaacaaatgaaagagCATGCTGAAGACTATAGGCTCATTCTCATTCGCTCTCCCTTTGAAGGCGAACACGAAACATAACACAGCCAGAACAGCAATGTATATATGCATCACAGCAAACCCAGCAATCTTAGACCCATAAGTACATAGATAGTCCATAATAACTGGATCGTCTTTAGATTGTGTTTTGTTAACAAAAACAGGATCAAATATAAACCAGAAGAGGCAAATGAGACCTTGAACAGCTGTAATGATGGCAATGTTGACAAAAGCCCTATTAAATCTGCTTAAGTAAAGCTGTCTATTTGGGTTATAGGACAGGTAGGCTATGAATGAGCCAAACGCCTTAACCAGAATGCATGCCACAGTGAGAGTGAAGCCAAGACCGTACATTGCCTGCTGTAGCATGCACTGATGATGGCTTGGATTGCCTAAAAAAGCTATTACACTTCCAAAACTTACAGCCAGGCCTACatgcataatacataaaaatatgaaGAGCTCCCTCACTATTCGGTGTTGTCTgtatttaatgaaaaatataattGAGGCCACTAATAGTATAATGCCTATTGCTGTTGCAATTAGAACCACAATAGAATGCGGTGCTGACCAATCCAAAATCCCCACAGTCCACTCCACACATCCCGTGGCACCAGCAGGAGACGTTCCATTTAGACATTTTGTACAGGTTGGTtgatctgtgtggagaaaaagtagttttctgtttttttgggttttttttgcataaaaataATTATCGCATTGCAGTGACACCTGTGAATCAGTGGCAAATATTAGGCAACATGTGAACAGTAGGTTCTCAGAGTTGATGTGTTGGATGCAGGAAAAATGGGGAAAAAGGTGTCAAAAGGATCAGAGTGACTTTCACTATGGAAGCATAAATTTGATTAGTTTGTCTAAGATGTTAGATATAATCTAATGAATTATATAATCATTAGCTCTGTTAAGCTACTACTGTTTAGAAGGGCAGGGAGGTCTTTTGGGAAAGCTAAGCTTAGGCCACCTCCCAGTAAATACAAACAGCAGTATCATAGCAATTGCTAATGTTATAACCTTTAGAAAAACTGCCAACCATAACATGTTATTAGGTTCTGATGTCCTTCACTTTAGGAATgtttttatacacttttatGTGTACTCACCCTCCTGGTCAGAATATTCTCCAGCAGCACATCTGATACAGGTATAGCAGcatgttatatttaatatgttcttGTGTGTGCCTGCTGGACATCTCTTTGAACACCTGGATTCATGAACCTTGATGTGAAGAGAGTTGTATGCCTTTGTTAAAATATAATCCTTAACAGTTTAGTTCTTCTAATTATAAACATACTGAAGCTTTATACTCATATGATGTTGCATTCATTTTTCTCTCACCGTATTGTTAAACCATGAGATTTTTTGCTCGTAGACAGTGACACTGTTACTGCTTATAATGTATTTCCCAACAACGTCAAGTATTCTTTCATCACCATCCTTCTTCCACGTGATAAGATCATAACCATTTTCAAAATCACCTTCTTTATTAAAGAAGTATGTCTGGTTGTCCACAGTGAATTTCATGTTACGAAGAATGCTTATaagctgtacaaaaaaaataaaataaataaaaatacttttaaattatAAACAACAAAGTTAAGAGTATTTAAAGATCATATTTGTGACTATTACCTTCCAAGGCAGAAAGTTAGTGTCTTCAGAACAGAAAGTGTCgtcacattttaaaagcttcttgatgGCATGAGCAATGGCATAAACTGCCACTCTCTGACCATACGCCTCTGTTAGATCGACAGTGTGAAGAAGGAAACTATCATCTGTATTGTTGCAATACAAAAGAAATGGGTTCTGTATTTGCTGAGTCTGAGTGCAGTTTGACCGCATTTGTTTATACTCTGTGATGAAATCATTCCTTGCCCCTGGACTTGGTCTAATGTTCTGCATGTAGTCTTCAAAACCAGGAATATCCCCAGTTATAAAGGTAAAACCAAATATCTCTCCCACTTTGTTAATGTCTTTCATCTTCATTAAGAAGCGTGCTGTGGACCAGGCATCGCTAGCAATCCAGACCCGACTAACGTTTCTCATGATCATCTCCTGAAAGATCATCTGCACAAGTTCTGGTCTTAGAATAAGCATAACAACTGTTGCATTTGAGGATTCAATTTGATCAGCTAtgtttattattctttcttCTATATCTGCTGAACCTAGGTAATTTGGTAAGATTTTCTGGTAATGGAGACACACTTGCTCTTTCTGTGCATCCTGCACAAAGTTCTCAAGGACTGCTCTACCATATTCATCATCAAGTGTAACCACCCCAACCCAGTTCCAGGAATAATGGCTCATGAGCTTTACCAGTGCCTTAGTCTGGTACAAGTCACTTGGAACAACGCGAAAGAATGATGCATAGCGTAATTTGTCACTCAGTGCTGGTGCGGTAGACGTGCAACTGATCTGTTATggtaaaaataatcaataaaaaaagagaaattagtTAATATGTTACATTGAATTGTTGTATATCTATGTTCATTCAAACTAAATTGATAAACAAGCATGTCAGGATCACATCCGGACTTTCTACTTGTGCCATGTGTTTTGTTTACGTTTGTGTTTGCTTGTCTGCCCCACCCAAGCCTTGATTTTAAACAATTGCAGTATATTTTCCAAATTGCAAATTTGAACTATTAGCAAAAAGCAAAATCTAAATATTGCAGAATTTGTGAATACATGTAAATGATTTTCCCAAACTTTAAGTCAGGTCAGGTTTACTAAATACAACACTGCAGAAAAGCTGATAAGAATAATGTTTTGTTGATTTTACCTGGGGAATCATGTAGAGACTAAGGAGTTTGGCAATAGGAATCGACAGTTCTGAGTATCTTTCACCCAAAATTGCTTTTATGGGTGAAGTGAAGTTTGAATAGTCAGGGAGGCGAGCAGGTGGTTCATTAACTGCAAGCATGCGCTCCACACAGTCTAAAGCTTTGGTACCATATACACAAGCATCACACATCAGATATCCAAGTTTAATGCCAGGAAGGAAGCTTGAATTATTGATCTCTTCAATTGTGTGAATTGCAACTAAAGATGTCACAAATGGTATTTGATCAAAgctaaaaatgaacagaaaaaaaataagaagttCTGGTTCAAATGAGGCATAATCAAAATCAGAAAGGTATTGGAGTATAgctgatattaaaaaaacaacaacattacaTTCCTCTATACTCACTCTTTGCATGTATACGGTCCTGGCCTTGTCCGATTTTCAAGGTCTTGTACTTTAGAATGAACTGATACCACAATTCCAAGGACAATGTCACCAGGCATATATGCTCCAAAATGTGACTTTATAAAATCACAGCGCACTATAGACACTAGCATCACTATCCCCAGTACATAAAGGTACAGATGAGAAACAGAGGGTGCCATGTTACAAAGTGAAATAAGTTACTTGTGTCGCACAagctatatacatatacatgcagCGATAAACAGCCTCTGTTTTTCCAGAATTTGCCAGAAAACAGGTAGAACAGGTACAACAGCAAGTGACGTACTGTTAACCCTTATTGTGCAAGTACTTACTGTAAAATGGGTATTAAAAACTGTTACCTCATCATCGAATAGAAAGCTGTAAAATGTTCTGCTTCATGAGAGTTTTACGTGATGTCAGTAACGTGTATTATGGTTCATTCTAAAGTTATTGAAGCTCCAGGGTCCTTAGTTTAATTTTGAGCTGGAATTCCTGTCTATGAGGAGTTCTGCATGTTTTCTCAGAGGCACCAAAGATAAAGTTGAATGCTGGATGAATATTGGTGAATATTATAATGCAACCAaatcttattttaaaacaaatagttagaactaaattaaataatttcctGCTGCAAACAATTAAATGCAGACAGCATAGACCACATTTAAacttacatttaacatttagacTTTTATGTTCATTTAACATTCAAATCTATGTTTACAATGTATCAGTTATTACACTAAACataaaaactgttttttaaCATGGCTtactatataaatgtattaaaaaaaatctgaaacagaaaagaagCATTGACCTTTCACTCTTGCAATAAAGCAGTTACTAATAAAGAATGAATTCTTACACAAACGATTGCATCGACAATACAGATTTAGCAGTGGTAGTGAGAATCTGAGTCAGTTTTTATCACAAATGACAAGTGACAGAATCTTGTCACCATGCAAAACTTTGTGGAATGTAGAAGTTTAAGTTTGAATTTAAGCCACAGTTGTGATAGAAAATGAAACTTAACAGTGACAAAACTTATGTAATGAGTCTTTTGTGAGAAATGTGatcttatttaaatattacatgtaCCCTGCACTTTTTCTACATaacatatattaatttaatatacatttatttcttatatGAAGGTGTTTCCTTTTACACTAATTTAATTGACTGACAGGAACAGTCAATTTTATAGAAGGCAGACTGTGGACTAGTTGGCATATACCAAGAATTTTGCTTTTCCTTACTTTTATatgttaacattattaaacaaacatttacatttttttattaagcatTATTTATTCTATTGCTTGTCATTTTTGATCTGGAAATACTACTTTATTATTGTTTGCCTTTTGTCTTATTGAAGACAATACATAACATTCGTATATTCGTATATAACATGCGTATTCTATACGCATCTAtatttcctcccctggtccaaagacatgcatggtaagttgattggcatctggaaaattttctgtagtgtgtgattgtgtgagtgatggttggcactccatccagggtgtatcctgccttgatgccctgagataggcacaggctccccgtgacccgaggtagttcggataagtggtagaaaatgagtgagtattCTATACTGTTGATTGGAATTACAGGGTTCAAGCTGAACAACTGTCAAAATGCCATTGTTGGGCCTCTTAATTGTCTCTGTTCCAGAACAGATGCTTGTATTATATGTTGACCCAGTGTTATGATACCAACTTCCTTAGCTgcaatatgtgaagaaaagaatttcttcaaattcttcttttaaatatataacatcCACCCAGCAGCAGGCTAAAATTAAGGCTTAAAGGTGACTCTAACTCTGAACATTGGTGATAAGGTACAGGATATCAGACTGACTGTGGGACTAACAAAGCAAATGTCTCCATCTGCTGGCTACAACTACAGTATCTGTAGATTATTCTACAGGGAAAAAAAGCACCTACAGGGCATATAATCGTTGTCAGCAGTAACAAGAAGTGTATTGTGGACCAAAgttttttctattctttctgTGCAGCCAggtactactacaactactactactaataaaaacataatgacTTATGTACTGGCAGCAGTCAGTGGTTCTAAGAGATGGTGGGATGGAGATTCAGAATGgattttttacaattattttgtCCACAATAACGTAAATGACCAGGAAGATATAATGGTTACACATAAATCACGGttgaacaaaacacagaaaaaacataCTTGCATATTAAATATGGTTGGTATCCAGattttcatataataataataataataataatgttaataataataataataataataataataataataataataataataataatgttaataataataataataataataataataataataataatctctcttTCAGCAGTCAGTGTTGTGATGACTGTATCATGATAATGCAGTGCAAGACACGCCttaaaattgtaaattaaatagTATAGCGCTGTATAGTGAACAGAATTATGGGTTTTCAAAATTATTGGCTTTCAGATGGACATACTACCGAATGCTtcacataaaaagaaaaacttaaaaaaaaaaaaaaaaaatcaggattcGTCTTTTAACTTCAGACtgtttaaactgttttaaaagtcaataaaaaagcaaagtgaaaaaaaaaaaaccagtcCATCacgtaaaacaataaaacaataa
Protein-coding regions in this window:
- the LOC113644522 gene encoding G-protein coupled receptor family C group 6 member A encodes the protein MAPSVSHLYLYVLGIVMLVSIVRCDFIKSHFGAYMPGDIVLGIVVSVHSKVQDLENRTRPGPYTCKDFDQIPFVTSLVAIHTIEEINNSSFLPGIKLGYLMCDACVYGTKALDCVERMLAVNEPPARLPDYSNFTSPIKAILGERYSELSIPIAKLLSLYMIPQISCTSTAPALSDKLRYASFFRVVPSDLYQTKALVKLMSHYSWNWVGVVTLDDEYGRAVLENFVQDAQKEQVCLHYQKILPNYLGSADIEERIINIADQIESSNATVVMLILRPELVQMIFQEMIMRNVSRVWIASDAWSTARFLMKMKDINKVGEIFGFTFITGDIPGFEDYMQNIRPSPGARNDFITEYKQMRSNCTQTQQIQNPFLLYCNNTDDSFLLHTVDLTEAYGQRVAVYAIAHAIKKLLKCDDTFCSEDTNFLPWKLISILRNMKFTVDNQTYFFNKEGDFENGYDLITWKKDGDERILDVVGKYIISSNSVTVYEQKISWFNNTVHESRCSKRCPAGTHKNILNITCCYTCIRCAAGEYSDQEDQPTCTKCLNGTSPAGATGCVEWTVGILDWSAPHSIVVLIATAIGIILLVASIIFFIKYRQHRIVRELFIFLCIMHVGLAVSFGSVIAFLGNPSHHQCMLQQAMYGLGFTLTVACILVKAFGSFIAYLSYNPNRQLYLSRFNRAFVNIAIITAVQGLICLFWFIFDPVFVNKTQSKDDPVIMDYLCTYGSKIAGFAVMHIYIAVLAVLCFVFAFKGRANENEPIVFSMLFHLFVWLCFIPFYFLMENKRHIFQLSAIMVSNYTVMICHFSPKWFRIIFRN